A window of the Pangasianodon hypophthalmus isolate fPanHyp1 chromosome 12, fPanHyp1.pri, whole genome shotgun sequence genome harbors these coding sequences:
- the LOC113527317 gene encoding kelch repeat and BTB domain-containing protein 13: MEPPSSSGLDTVIVPQSEASDLVERQGLTHSLRVQVDGSVFTVDRALLALNSEYFRALFRSGMRESHQDELYLQGGLRARGFLIALAVARGEQPSIRDPDELVEAVECAAFLQVDTLTQYLIDIIDTDNCFLLYHTAAMFGLLRLFHSAAVFIRDSYRDLNEAAQVLPEEMIHYVESLTPASFIAMGTHSPSMKILQDSSRTVWYLKEEQGVWKYLTDLPTEASTSMAGVAVVENRLYVVGGVRGVSMEAVDFSYCYDAESNSWSVFDGPQQPRYNFTLVGHEGHLYAFGGEYDKRIMSSAEVCDVSKRKWTFVKNAPCPMAGAASAVARRRIFVCFWKPPNTTDIYEYIPLRDEWILTTTMIHYQSYGHCMVAHGDKLYVMRNGPCDDFLRCLMDCYNITTGQWTSMPGHYINSRGALFTAMVRGDSVFTVNRNLTLEYLICGDNWKPHRQMMGFPKSGSLWTCMLRLPRTENKEEVITKNHQLETATDDQNKDDNV; the protein is encoded by the coding sequence ATGGAGCCTCCCAGCAGCTCAGGGCTGGATACCGTTATTGTGCCCCAGTCTGAAGCTTCTGACCTGGTGGAGAGACAGGGGCTGACACACTCTCTCAGAGTGCAAGTGGATGGAAGTGTTTTCACTGTAGACAGGGCATTGCTGGCCCTGAATTCGGAGTACTTTCGTGCTCTTTTTCGTTCTGGGATGAGGGAAAGCCATCAAGATGAGCTCTATTTGCAGGGAGGCCTGAGGGCAAGGGGTTTCCTCATAGCTCTGGCTGTTGCAAGGGGTGAGCAGCCAAGCATCAGGGACCCTGATGAACTTGTGGAAGCTGTGGAGTGTGCTGCCTTCCTTCAAGTAGACACCTTGACGCAGTATCTTATAGACATCATAGACACAGACAACTGCTTCCTCCTGTACCATACAGCAGCCATGTTTGGCCTGTTGAGATTGTTTCACAGCGCAGCAGTATTTATCCGTGATTCCTATCGGGATCTGAATGAAGCAGCACAGGTTCTGCCAGAAGAGATGATTCATTACGTGGAGTCTCTCACACCTGCTTCTTTCATTGCTATGGGAACACATTCGCCCTCAATGAAAATCCTGCAGGACTCCTCCAGGACCGTATGGTACCTGAAAGAGGAGCAAGGAGTGTGGAAGTACCTGACTGACCTTCCCACAGAGGCCAGCACCTCCATGGCAGGGGTGGCTGTGGTGGAGAACCGTCTGTATGTGGTGGGAGGTGTGCGAGGGGTGAGCATGGAGGCGGTGGACTTCAGTTACTGCTATGACGCAGAGAGCAACTCCTGGAGTGTGTTTGATGGACCTCAGCAGCCTAGATACAACTTCACACTTGTGGGTCATGAAGGACACTTGTATGCCTTTGGTGGTGAATATGATAAGAGAATAATGTCTTCCGCAGAGGTGTGTGACGTTTCGAAGCGCAAGTGGACTTTTGTGAAAAATGCCCCATGTCCCATGGCAGGAGCAGCAAGTGCTGTGGCCCGAAGGAGGatctttgtgtgtttctggaAGCCACCTAATACTACAGATATCTATGAATATATACCACTCAGGGATGAGTGGATCCTGACTACAACTATGATACATTATCAGAGTTATGGCCACTGCATGGTGGCGCATGGTGACAAACTGTATGTGATGAGGAATGGTCCTTGTGATGACTTCTTACGCTGCCTAATGGACTGCTACAACATCACCACAGGCCAGTGGACATCCATGCCAGGGCATTACATCAACAGTCGTGGAGCCCTGTTTACAGCTATGGTGAGAGGGGACTCAGTGTTCACAGTGAACCGCAATCTGACACTGGAGTACCTGATTTGTGGTGATAACTGGAAACCACACAGACAGATGATGGGTTTTCCAAAGAGTGGATCACTCTGGACATGCATGCTCAGACTTCCCAGGACCGAAAATAAAGAGGAAGTTATTACTAAAAATCACCAACTGGAGACTGCTACTGATGATCAAAACAAAGATGACAATGTGTAG